The sequence ACGGTCAGTCCCGTAAAACAAACTGGCGCAGATTACCTGCGTCAGATCCTGAGAGCGCCAGTTTACGAAGCGGCAATAGTGACTCCTCTGCAAGAGATGCCTCGCTTAAGTACTCGTATTGGTAATCAGGTTCAGCTAAAGCGAGAAGACCGTCAGCCGGTCCACTCGTTCAAGCTACGTGGTGCCTACAACATGGTATCAAGCCTTTCAGAGCAACAGAAAGCTGCCGGTGTGATTGCTGCATCGGCGGGTAACCACGCTCAAGGTATGGCGCTGTCCGGTTCTAAACTTGGTATTCAAACCACGATTGTGATGCCGAAAACCACACCAGACATCAAGGTTGATGCGGTACGTGGCTTTGGCGGTAACGTGGTTCTGCACGGCAGCAACTTTGATGAAGCTAAGGCAGAGGCTGAACGCCTTTCTGCTGAACACGGCTACACCTTTGTACCTCCATTCGATCACCCATTAGTGATCGCTGGGCAAGGTACCATGGGTATGGAGATGCTTCAGCAGAATGGTCACATGGATTATATCTTTGTGCCTGTCGGTGGTGGTGGCTTAGCTGCGGGTGTTGCTGTACTGGTTAAACAGTTGATGCCAGAAATCAAAGTCATCGCGGTTGAACCAGAAGACTCATCTTGCTTGAAAGCAGCGCTGGATGCTGGTGAACCAGTGGTTCTTGACCAAGTCAGTATGTTTGCCGATGGCGTCGCGGTTAAGCGCATTGGTGAAGAGACATTCCGCTTATGTCAGCAGTACATTGATGGCCACATTGCGGTGTCTAGCGATGAGATCTGCTCGGCGGTGAAAGACATCTTTGAAGATACTCGTGCGATTGCTGAACCTTCGGGAGCGCTTGCTCTGGCTGGCTTGAAAAAGTTTGCTGAGCAGAACCAACTGCAAGGCAAGCAACTGGCGACGGTACTGTCTGGTGCTAACACCAACTTCCACGGTCTGCGCTATGTGTCTGAACGTTGTGAACTAGGTGAGAAACGCGAAGGTTTGCTTGCGGTGACTATCCCTGAGCGACAAGGTGCGTTCCTAGAGTTCTGCAATATTATTGGCGGCCGAGCGGTGACGGAGTTTAACTACCGCCACAACGACGAAAGCCTAGCGAATATCTTCGTTGGTGTGCGTCTGCAAGGTGGTCAGGAAGAGCTTGAGCACATCATCAATGACCTGCGTGACGGCGGCTACCCGGTCGTCGACCTTTCTGATGATGAGATGGCAAAACTGCACATTCGTTACATGATTGGCGGCAAACCATCAAAACCATTGAAAGAACGCCTATACAGCTTTGAGTTTCCGGAATACCCAGGTGCCTTGATTAAGTTCCTTGATACCTTAGGTACCCACTGGAACATAAGCCTGTTCAACTATCGTAACCACGGTGCCGATTATGGTCGCGTATTGTGTGGCTTCGAACTTGGCGATGATGATTTAGCTCAGTTCTCAACACATTTACGAGAGCTTGGTTATCAGTGTAAAGATGAAACCGATAACCCTTCTTACAAGTTCTTCTTGTCTTAAGAATTAAGCTATCGAACCAAAAAGAGCGAGTTTTTACTCGCTCTTTTTATTGGTGCCCATTCAAACCAAGCACCCAAAAGATCACTTTTAAATGGATCATTAGATCGCCTTGCGATGATCCAACCAATCTTGATGAAGTTGTTCA is a genomic window of Vibrio sp. ED004 containing:
- the ilvA gene encoding threonine ammonia-lyase, biosynthetic, with protein sequence MSDDTVSPVKQTGADYLRQILRAPVYEAAIVTPLQEMPRLSTRIGNQVQLKREDRQPVHSFKLRGAYNMVSSLSEQQKAAGVIAASAGNHAQGMALSGSKLGIQTTIVMPKTTPDIKVDAVRGFGGNVVLHGSNFDEAKAEAERLSAEHGYTFVPPFDHPLVIAGQGTMGMEMLQQNGHMDYIFVPVGGGGLAAGVAVLVKQLMPEIKVIAVEPEDSSCLKAALDAGEPVVLDQVSMFADGVAVKRIGEETFRLCQQYIDGHIAVSSDEICSAVKDIFEDTRAIAEPSGALALAGLKKFAEQNQLQGKQLATVLSGANTNFHGLRYVSERCELGEKREGLLAVTIPERQGAFLEFCNIIGGRAVTEFNYRHNDESLANIFVGVRLQGGQEELEHIINDLRDGGYPVVDLSDDEMAKLHIRYMIGGKPSKPLKERLYSFEFPEYPGALIKFLDTLGTHWNISLFNYRNHGADYGRVLCGFELGDDDLAQFSTHLRELGYQCKDETDNPSYKFFLS